Proteins encoded by one window of Winogradskyella sp. PG-2:
- a CDS encoding VCBS repeat-containing protein, protein MAKLFERVDNNHTNIHFANNVTENLYFNFLNYSYIYNGAGLAVGDINNDGLDDLYFSSNQETNKLYINKGGLEFKDITANSNTEDDNGWTTGVSMIDINNDGWLDIYVCKSGSLNNHELRKNRLYINQKDETFIESASEYGLDHFGFSTQAYFFDYDNDNDLDMYLVNHRQDFRNNTHIDPRLQETKEPYSSDQLFRNDGNHFSNITKEAGIENKAWGLSASIGDFNNDNFLDIYVANDFLEPDFLYINQGNGKFKDEILSYFKHISTNSMGSDFADINNDLKPDLIVLDMLAEDHIRSKENMAAMSTENFNLLVSAGYHHQYMSNILQLNNDNSTFSEIGQLAGIAKTDWSWAPLIADFDNDGFNDLFITNGIENDLSNQDFRNQMKANIQNRKKVSLDEAINMMPSTKLSNYAFRNNKDLTFTNNSKKWGLDAEINSCGAVYADLDNDGDLDLIINNQSEEASIYRNNTNNNYITFSFKGPDNNPYGIGTTVNIYSGGLQQSKTLFVGRGYQSSVTNKLHFGLEERTKIDSVKVTWPNRKQQLITVVEANRSLSLNYKNAITSKNQKIKSNTLFEAIDPITIGIDYEQVENKFDDFNLQLLLPQKQSEVSSPMTVADINNDGLDDFFVGNSKNEKASLFIQKNDGQFEGSNEALFESDKIYEDTNARFIDIDNDNDLDLYVTSGGYEIEQNSPLLQDRLYINDGKGRFKKSNKLPNIFSNTKGITSADYDNDGDMDIFVGGRVKHGMYPLSDKSYLLENQNGKFIDVTSDRISEISELEMVNEAVFTDYDNDGDADLIIVGEWMSITIFQNDNSNFQKRELQELKDLNGWYQTIKEVDLNKDGLKDYVIGNWGENNKFHPGKEKPLHVYADDFDDNTSIDIILSKVSKTGELIPVRGKQCSSEQNAFINYKIKTYKEFAASSIIDIYGENELSKATHLTAFHFQSIILRNKGDGHFEIENLPKHAQFSPTLSIETHDLNNDGHIDIFGVGNVFDAEVETIRYDASKNYVLLGGDDDDFKFINDASYFNNSEAKTIKKIVINDQVHFIIMNKNDSLKILRLKNQT, encoded by the coding sequence ATGGCCAAGTTATTTGAAAGAGTGGATAACAATCATACTAATATTCACTTTGCAAATAATGTAACCGAGAATCTTTATTTCAATTTTTTAAACTATTCCTATATCTATAATGGTGCTGGTCTAGCGGTTGGTGATATTAATAATGATGGTTTAGATGATTTATATTTTTCTTCAAATCAAGAAACCAATAAACTATATATAAATAAAGGAGGTCTAGAGTTTAAAGACATAACCGCAAATTCCAATACTGAAGATGATAATGGTTGGACTACTGGAGTTTCTATGATAGATATTAATAACGACGGGTGGTTAGATATTTATGTGTGTAAATCGGGATCCTTAAACAACCATGAGCTTAGAAAAAACAGACTTTACATTAATCAAAAAGACGAAACGTTTATAGAAAGTGCTTCAGAATATGGCTTAGATCATTTTGGGTTTTCTACTCAAGCCTATTTTTTTGATTATGATAACGATAATGATTTAGACATGTATTTGGTAAATCATCGTCAAGATTTTAGAAATAACACACATATTGATCCACGACTACAAGAAACTAAGGAACCTTATAGTTCAGATCAATTATTTAGAAATGATGGCAATCATTTTTCCAACATTACAAAAGAGGCTGGTATAGAAAATAAAGCTTGGGGACTTAGTGCTTCTATAGGAGACTTTAACAATGACAATTTCTTAGACATTTATGTAGCTAACGATTTTTTAGAGCCTGATTTTCTTTATATCAATCAAGGAAACGGTAAATTTAAAGATGAGATACTAAGCTATTTTAAACATATTTCTACTAATAGTATGGGGTCAGATTTTGCAGACATCAATAACGACTTAAAACCTGATTTAATTGTTTTAGATATGTTGGCAGAAGATCATATTCGTAGTAAGGAGAATATGGCAGCAATGAGCACAGAAAACTTTAATTTATTAGTCAGTGCTGGGTATCACCATCAGTACATGTCTAACATTTTACAGCTTAATAATGATAATAGTACTTTTAGTGAGATAGGGCAATTGGCTGGAATCGCTAAAACCGATTGGAGTTGGGCTCCTTTAATTGCAGATTTTGATAACGATGGTTTTAATGACTTATTTATCACTAATGGTATTGAAAATGACCTTTCGAATCAAGATTTTAGAAATCAGATGAAAGCTAATATTCAAAACCGTAAAAAAGTATCCTTAGATGAAGCCATTAATATGATGCCGTCTACGAAACTGAGCAACTATGCGTTTAGAAATAACAAAGACTTAACCTTTACCAACAACTCAAAAAAATGGGGATTAGACGCTGAGATTAATTCTTGTGGAGCAGTATATGCCGATTTAGATAATGATGGCGATTTAGACCTAATTATTAACAATCAATCTGAGGAAGCCTCTATTTACAGAAACAATACAAACAATAATTATATCACATTTTCTTTTAAAGGTCCAGATAACAATCCTTATGGAATAGGGACAACAGTTAACATTTACTCAGGGGGGCTACAACAATCTAAGACACTTTTTGTTGGTAGAGGTTATCAATCATCAGTAACCAATAAGTTACATTTTGGGTTAGAGGAAAGAACAAAAATTGATAGTGTAAAGGTAACCTGGCCAAATAGAAAGCAACAACTAATCACCGTTGTTGAGGCTAACAGAAGTCTAAGTCTAAACTATAAGAATGCAATAACCTCTAAGAATCAAAAAATAAAATCGAACACCCTGTTTGAAGCAATAGACCCAATCACAATCGGAATAGACTATGAACAAGTAGAAAATAAGTTTGACGATTTTAATTTGCAACTATTACTGCCTCAAAAGCAATCAGAAGTTAGCAGCCCTATGACTGTTGCCGATATTAATAATGATGGTTTAGATGATTTTTTTGTAGGGAATTCTAAAAATGAAAAAGCATCTCTTTTTATTCAAAAAAATGACGGACAATTTGAAGGCAGTAATGAAGCTTTGTTTGAATCTGATAAAATATATGAAGACACTAATGCTAGATTTATTGACATTGATAATGATAACGACCTTGACCTTTATGTTACATCTGGCGGTTATGAAATAGAGCAAAACAGCCCGTTATTACAAGATAGACTTTACATAAATGACGGGAAAGGAAGATTTAAAAAATCAAATAAATTACCGAACATTTTCTCTAACACTAAAGGTATTACTAGTGCAGATTACGATAATGATGGAGATATGGACATTTTCGTTGGGGGTAGAGTGAAACATGGAATGTATCCACTATCAGACAAATCATATTTACTTGAAAACCAAAATGGCAAATTTATAGATGTTACCTCTGACCGTATTAGTGAGATATCAGAATTAGAAATGGTAAATGAGGCTGTTTTTACTGATTATGATAACGATGGTGATGCAGACCTTATAATCGTTGGGGAATGGATGTCCATTACCATATTTCAAAATGATAATTCTAATTTCCAAAAGCGAGAACTACAAGAATTAAAAGATTTAAACGGTTGGTATCAAACCATCAAAGAAGTAGATTTAAATAAAGATGGGCTTAAGGACTACGTTATAGGAAATTGGGGTGAAAACAATAAGTTTCATCCAGGCAAAGAAAAACCACTTCATGTCTATGCAGATGATTTTGACGATAACACATCTATAGATATAATTCTTAGTAAAGTGTCAAAAACCGGAGAGTTAATTCCCGTCAGGGGTAAGCAATGTTCTTCAGAACAAAATGCATTCATAAATTACAAAATCAAGACTTATAAAGAATTCGCAGCTTCAAGTATTATTGATATTTATGGTGAAAACGAATTGAGCAAGGCAACACATCTAACAGCTTTTCATTTCCAATCAATTATTTTAAGAAACAAAGGAGATGGTCATTTTGAGATTGAAAATCTACCCAAGCACGCTCAATTTAGCCCTACTTTAAGTATAGAAACACATGACCTTAATAATGACGGTCATATAGACATTTTTGGTGTGGGTAATGTGTTTGATGCTGAGGTAGAAACTATTCGTTATGATGCTTCAAAGAACTATGTCTTGCTAGGGGGGGATGATGATGATTTCAAGTTTATAAATGATGCTAGTTATTTTAATAATAGTGAAGCAAAAACTATTAAAAAGATTGTAATCAATGATCAAGTACATTTTATAATTATGAATAAAAATGATTCATTAAAAATACTAAGACTAAAAAATCAGACATAA
- a CDS encoding LacI family DNA-binding transcriptional regulator: MRTNSITLKNIASILNLSISTVSKALRNSSEISTRTKNKVIKMANALNYKPNIHASALKNKRSYILGIILPDLKDNFFLESLNGITEESSRNDYKIMVYQSCNDYNKEVKYSNLLSKSNIIDGLIFSSTRRKFRPKECGHLESFISGGIPIIYINKQKRVSVNSCHYERGFEIGKNSVKELLSKIKDNQLNLSA; encoded by the coding sequence ATGAGAACAAATAGTATTACATTAAAAAATATAGCTTCAATTTTAAACCTGTCTATTTCTACTGTATCTAAAGCTCTAAGAAATAGTTCGGAAATAAGTACTAGGACCAAAAACAAGGTTATAAAAATGGCTAATGCGTTAAATTATAAGCCAAATATTCATGCCTCTGCTTTAAAAAATAAAAGGAGTTACATTTTAGGTATTATACTGCCAGATTTAAAGGATAATTTTTTTCTAGAGTCTTTAAACGGAATCACTGAAGAATCTTCAAGAAATGATTACAAAATTATGGTGTATCAATCGTGTAATGACTATAATAAAGAAGTTAAGTATTCTAACCTTTTATCAAAAAGTAATATTATAGACGGCTTAATTTTTTCTTCCACAAGAAGAAAATTCCGCCCAAAGGAATGTGGTCATTTAGAGAGCTTTATAAGTGGCGGTATCCCTATTATTTATATTAACAAACAAAAAAGAGTAAGTGTAAATAGTTGTCATTACGAAAGAGGGTTTGAAATAGGAAAGAACTCTGTTAAAGAACTTCTTTCTAAAATAAAAGACAATCAATTAAACTTAAGCGCCTAA
- the acs gene encoding acetate--CoA ligase, which produces MNLPKISTQKDYEKAYLYSLENPESFWASIAEHFVWKRKWDSVLEYNWLKPETKWFEGGKLNITENCLDRHLKTKGDQVAIIWEPNDPKDEALHITYKELHRRVSKFANVLKSYNVEKGDRVCIYMPMILELTVAVLACARIGAVHSVVFAGFSSKALAARINDASCKLLLTTDGSYRGNKITPLKDIADEALKFCPTIEKTIVYKRTGQDVNWGGNDVWWHEAIKNADDFCKAEVMEAEDMLFILYTSGSTGKPKGMVHTCGGYMVYTAYTFQNVFQYEEGDVYWCSADIGWITGHSYIVYGPLSSGATTVMFEGVPSYPDYGRFWGICEKHKVNQFYTAPTAIRALAKHPIDLVNKHDLSQLKTLGTVGEPINEEAWRWYNKHVGKGNCPIVDTWWQTETGGILISSLAGVTRQKKTYATLPMIGVSPILLDNKGGEIKTKEAEGILAIKQPWPSIARTIYGNHKRYKDVYFTAYEGLYFPGDGALRDENGNYRITGRVDDVVIVSGHNLGTAPIENAINEHEAVVESAVVGFQHDVKGNALYAYVILYDRFDASENLLQTIRNKVTETIGPIAKPDKIQFVSSLPKTRSGKIMRRILRKIATNEISNLGDTSTLLNPDVVQEIIDKRL; this is translated from the coding sequence ATGAATCTACCTAAGATAAGTACGCAAAAAGATTACGAAAAGGCATATTTATATAGTTTAGAAAATCCTGAATCTTTTTGGGCTTCTATTGCAGAGCATTTTGTTTGGAAAAGAAAATGGGATTCGGTTTTAGAGTATAATTGGTTAAAACCAGAAACAAAATGGTTTGAAGGAGGAAAGCTAAATATTACCGAGAATTGTTTGGATAGGCATTTAAAAACCAAAGGAGATCAAGTTGCAATAATTTGGGAACCCAATGACCCTAAAGATGAAGCACTACATATAACTTATAAAGAGCTACATAGAAGAGTATCCAAATTTGCTAATGTTTTAAAGTCTTATAATGTTGAAAAAGGAGATCGCGTTTGTATTTATATGCCTATGATATTGGAGTTAACAGTTGCTGTGTTAGCTTGCGCGAGAATAGGCGCTGTTCATTCAGTTGTTTTTGCAGGGTTTTCTTCAAAAGCATTAGCCGCAAGAATAAATGATGCTTCTTGTAAATTACTACTAACTACAGACGGGAGTTATAGAGGAAATAAAATTACACCTTTAAAAGATATTGCAGATGAAGCTTTAAAATTCTGCCCAACAATAGAGAAAACCATTGTCTATAAAAGAACGGGGCAAGATGTTAATTGGGGAGGAAATGATGTTTGGTGGCATGAGGCAATTAAAAATGCAGATGACTTCTGTAAGGCCGAGGTTATGGAGGCAGAAGACATGCTTTTTATATTATATACTTCGGGTTCTACAGGAAAACCAAAAGGAATGGTGCATACTTGTGGCGGATATATGGTTTATACAGCATATACATTTCAAAATGTATTTCAATATGAAGAAGGAGATGTATATTGGTGTTCTGCAGATATTGGGTGGATTACAGGTCATAGTTATATTGTCTATGGTCCATTGAGTTCAGGCGCAACAACTGTAATGTTTGAAGGTGTTCCAAGTTATCCAGATTACGGACGCTTTTGGGGTATTTGTGAAAAGCATAAAGTAAATCAATTTTATACAGCTCCTACTGCAATTAGAGCGCTCGCAAAGCACCCTATAGACCTTGTAAATAAGCACGACCTATCCCAACTAAAAACGCTAGGAACGGTTGGAGAGCCTATTAACGAAGAAGCATGGCGCTGGTATAACAAGCATGTTGGAAAAGGGAATTGTCCAATAGTAGATACTTGGTGGCAAACAGAAACAGGAGGTATATTAATTTCTTCTTTAGCAGGCGTAACGCGTCAAAAAAAAACCTATGCTACTTTGCCAATGATTGGTGTTTCGCCAATATTACTAGATAACAAAGGTGGTGAAATTAAAACTAAAGAAGCCGAGGGCATTTTAGCAATTAAACAGCCATGGCCTTCAATCGCAAGAACTATTTATGGTAATCATAAGCGTTATAAAGACGTATATTTTACTGCATACGAGGGTTTGTATTTTCCTGGAGATGGGGCATTGCGCGATGAAAATGGAAATTATCGAATTACAGGAAGAGTTGATGACGTTGTCATTGTTTCTGGTCATAATCTAGGAACTGCTCCAATAGAAAATGCAATTAATGAACATGAAGCTGTAGTAGAAAGCGCTGTTGTTGGATTTCAACATGATGTTAAGGGGAATGCACTTTATGCTTATGTTATATTATATGACCGCTTTGATGCTTCTGAAAATTTATTGCAAACAATTAGAAATAAGGTTACCGAAACTATTGGGCCAATTGCAAAGCCAGATAAAATTCAATTTGTAAGCAGTTTACCAAAAACAAGAAGTGGTAAAATTATGAGGCGTATTTTACGTAAGATTGCAACGAATGAAATTTCAAATTTAGGAGACACATCTACTT
- a CDS encoding beta-N-acetylhexosaminidase — MKKRLILIILCCSFFIQNIWSQEETLEKYNLMPWPKHIESNSAKFMIDSNVTISIKGETCPRVRNAAINFLRRLANKTGVFIDVGFPLKDTSASIEISFDSVSNLTVNDDESYRLIVKKDKVTIHAISDVGALRGLETLLQLVSHNQNNYFFQGATIADAPRFVWRGLMIDVARHFQPIDVLKRNLDAMASVKLNVFHWHLTDDQGFRVESKVYPRLQEVAADGLFYTQEQIKDIVAYASNLGIRVIPEFDIPGHASAILAAYPELGSKDDYDYKVERFSGVFDPTLDPSKKVTYLFLETLFREIAPLFPYEYFHIGGDENEGKHWDESEEIQEFKKKHNLETNHDLQTYFNIKVEEILKKLGKKLMGWDEILTPSIPTTAVIHSWRGEHEGLEQSTLIEAAQKGYQAVLSAGYYIDRMLSIEHHYLVDPIGDAALTKEERKRILGAETTMWSELVTPLTIDSRIWPRTAAIAERYWSPKNINDLVSMYKRLKVINYQLEELGINHIRNKDVILRNISKNEDIKSLRVLSKICEPLKIYSRNKGGTEYKTFSPFTLFADVCTADAEDAVEFNNTVSLFIKEEKKKSLPKINNYLTLWIENHEDFIEINKNPNTTPLEPLSRNLSETSELLLKVISNKKITKLEHDKISALLIVLDEPFADTELAIVASLKSLLTYCKTNYLMQ, encoded by the coding sequence ATGAAGAAAAGATTAATTCTAATAATATTGTGTTGTAGTTTCTTTATCCAAAATATTTGGTCACAAGAGGAAACATTAGAGAAATACAATCTAATGCCGTGGCCTAAACATATTGAAAGTAATTCTGCTAAGTTTATGATTGATAGCAACGTTACGATCTCAATAAAGGGTGAAACCTGCCCTAGAGTTCGTAATGCTGCTATCAATTTTTTAAGACGTTTAGCAAACAAAACAGGAGTATTTATAGATGTTGGGTTTCCTTTAAAAGATACGTCCGCATCAATCGAAATCAGTTTTGATAGTGTTTCAAATCTAACCGTAAATGATGATGAGTCATACAGATTAATTGTAAAGAAAGATAAGGTAACTATTCATGCCATCTCAGATGTGGGAGCTTTGAGAGGTCTAGAAACATTATTGCAATTAGTCAGTCATAATCAAAACAATTATTTTTTTCAAGGAGCAACTATAGCAGACGCTCCACGTTTTGTATGGAGAGGATTAATGATTGATGTCGCCAGACATTTTCAGCCAATAGATGTATTAAAACGAAATTTAGACGCAATGGCCTCTGTTAAGCTTAATGTGTTTCATTGGCATTTAACAGATGATCAGGGATTTAGAGTAGAATCTAAAGTGTATCCGAGATTACAAGAAGTTGCTGCTGATGGATTGTTTTACACTCAAGAACAAATAAAAGACATTGTTGCCTATGCATCTAACTTAGGTATTAGAGTTATTCCAGAGTTCGATATTCCAGGTCATGCATCTGCAATATTAGCTGCCTATCCTGAATTAGGGAGTAAAGATGACTATGATTACAAAGTGGAACGATTTTCGGGTGTTTTTGATCCAACCTTAGACCCATCAAAAAAAGTTACTTACCTTTTTCTAGAAACTTTATTTAGAGAAATCGCTCCATTATTTCCTTATGAATATTTTCATATCGGAGGAGATGAAAATGAAGGAAAACATTGGGATGAAAGTGAAGAAATTCAAGAATTTAAGAAGAAACACAACTTAGAAACCAATCACGATTTACAAACCTATTTTAATATAAAAGTAGAAGAGATTTTAAAAAAATTAGGCAAAAAACTAATGGGATGGGATGAAATTCTAACCCCTTCAATACCAACAACTGCCGTAATACATTCTTGGAGAGGAGAACACGAAGGCTTAGAACAAAGTACACTCATAGAAGCAGCTCAAAAAGGATATCAAGCAGTACTATCTGCAGGATACTATATAGACAGAATGTTGTCTATAGAACATCATTATTTAGTAGATCCTATAGGTGATGCGGCACTTACTAAAGAAGAGCGAAAAAGAATATTAGGAGCAGAAACCACGATGTGGAGTGAGTTAGTTACACCATTGACAATAGATTCTAGAATTTGGCCAAGAACTGCAGCCATAGCTGAGCGCTATTGGTCTCCTAAAAATATAAATGATTTGGTTAGTATGTATAAAAGGTTGAAAGTTATCAATTATCAACTTGAAGAATTAGGCATTAATCATATTAGAAACAAAGATGTAATTCTTAGAAATATTAGTAAAAATGAAGATATTAAATCCCTAAGGGTATTATCTAAAATTTGTGAACCTTTAAAAATATATTCAAGAAATAAAGGTGGTACAGAATATAAAACGTTTTCTCCTTTTACCTTGTTTGCAGATGTTTGCACTGCTGATGCAGAAGATGCGGTTGAATTTAACAATACAGTTTCGTTATTTATTAAAGAAGAAAAGAAAAAAAGTTTACCTAAAATAAATAATTATCTGACACTTTGGATAGAGAACCATGAAGATTTTATTGAGATAAATAAAAATCCAAATACAACACCCTTAGAGCCATTATCTAGAAACTTGTCAGAAACATCGGAATTATTATTAAAAGTTATTTCTAATAAAAAAATCACAAAATTAGAGCATGATAAAATAAGTGCATTGTTAATTGTTCTTGATGAGCCATTTGCAGATACTGAATTAGCAATAGTTGCGTCCCTCAAAAGCCTTTTAACTTATTGCAAAACAAATTATTTAATGCAGTAG
- a CDS encoding N-acetylglucosamine kinase, with the protein MLLIADSGSTKCDWILYKNENENPIRIRTKGLNPAILSKKALKTIINNDIELIKYKELVTSIHFFGAGCGTKKNQKKVDKVLTSFFEKANATTSEDIMAAVYATTNEPAVVCILGTGSNCCFYDGNSVHVKTPSLGYIVMDEGSGNYFGKELLRTYFYKEMPDELKLSFEKQFNLNIKNVVEKLYQSSTPNKYLAEFARFLFENLDHPFIEKILIEGMDLFVEKHIMKYAEELKTVPLYFVGSIAFHGKKQIEIVLKRRGLKGSNYIRRPIDNLLNHIKTQKLH; encoded by the coding sequence ATGTTATTAATAGCCGATAGTGGATCCACAAAGTGCGACTGGATTTTATATAAAAATGAAAATGAGAATCCAATAAGAATTCGAACCAAAGGCTTAAACCCTGCAATTCTTTCTAAAAAAGCACTTAAGACAATTATCAATAATGATATTGAACTTATAAAATATAAAGAGCTAGTAACCTCAATACATTTTTTCGGAGCAGGCTGCGGAACTAAAAAAAATCAAAAGAAAGTAGATAAAGTGTTAACCTCATTTTTTGAGAAAGCAAATGCCACAACAAGTGAAGATATTATGGCCGCTGTGTATGCAACTACTAACGAGCCTGCTGTGGTTTGTATTTTAGGTACTGGTTCAAATTGTTGTTTTTATGATGGTAATTCTGTTCACGTAAAGACCCCGTCATTAGGATATATTGTAATGGATGAAGGAAGTGGTAATTATTTTGGAAAAGAACTTTTAAGGACCTATTTCTATAAGGAAATGCCAGACGAATTAAAGCTTTCTTTTGAAAAACAGTTTAATTTAAACATAAAGAATGTTGTTGAAAAACTATATCAATCTTCTACTCCTAATAAATATTTAGCTGAATTTGCGAGATTTTTATTTGAAAATTTAGATCATCCTTTTATTGAAAAAATACTAATCGAGGGGATGGATCTCTTTGTAGAAAAACATATTATGAAATACGCAGAAGAACTAAAAACGGTTCCGTTATATTTTGTTGGCTCTATAGCATTTCATGGGAAAAAACAAATAGAAATAGTATTAAAAAGAAGGGGCTTAAAGGGCTCTAATTATATTAGAAGGCCAATAGATAATTTATTAAATCACATAAAAACACAAAAATTGCATTAA